The Candidatus Syntrophosphaera sp. genome includes a region encoding these proteins:
- a CDS encoding polysaccharide biosynthesis C-terminal domain-containing protein — protein sequence MGYKANISSNLINQLLRIVIGGATSIIVARVLGPTGQGYIAYIILVFMLIGDFGHFGLNNSTMYFKKRSAYDPNHLFNVNVTALGLIFLVISALVLLLRSTGIALTGYNYLYVFGGLVFVASDLFFTSLHSWYVGDERILESNRYIITVFLVKSALILILWLAGFLTPLTFFGATVLGMLLNALYLARHTGQKYTPAIDTRLLKAEFSYGGVLWLGAIFSFLYFRADQFMIKGMLGISDLGVYSIAVVLAELLFLVPVSINSALLGKLYNIDKPSLARGIMARTLKLTLYVSVALALVGIPLCLLIPAVYGQAYSGAVLSTMILLAGAVFASVAKVAMQYFFTLGRPKVHLYSSLATLAVNVTLNFILIPRYGITGAAIASAISYLGYGLFYIAMFRFREGFSFRDMFQLTSEDLQALWKKA from the coding sequence AGGCCAATATCAGCAGCAACCTGATCAACCAACTCCTGCGGATCGTCATCGGCGGCGCCACCAGCATCATCGTGGCCAGGGTTCTGGGCCCCACGGGACAGGGCTACATAGCTTACATCATCCTGGTATTCATGCTGATCGGGGATTTTGGCCATTTCGGCCTGAACAACTCCACCATGTATTTCAAGAAGCGCAGCGCCTACGACCCCAACCACCTCTTCAATGTCAATGTGACCGCCCTGGGCCTGATCTTTCTGGTTATCTCCGCCCTCGTTCTGCTGCTCCGTTCAACCGGGATTGCCCTCACCGGCTACAACTATCTCTATGTCTTTGGCGGGCTTGTCTTTGTGGCCTCAGACCTGTTCTTCACCAGCCTCCATTCCTGGTATGTGGGCGATGAGCGCATCCTGGAAAGCAACAGATACATCATCACCGTTTTCCTCGTCAAGAGCGCCCTCATCCTGATCCTCTGGCTGGCAGGATTCCTCACGCCGCTTACCTTCTTCGGTGCCACGGTTTTGGGAATGCTGCTCAACGCCCTTTATCTGGCGCGCCATACCGGGCAAAAATATACCCCGGCGATCGACACCAGGCTGCTCAAGGCCGAATTCTCCTATGGCGGAGTCCTCTGGTTGGGAGCGATCTTTTCCTTCCTTTATTTCCGGGCCGACCAGTTCATGATCAAGGGAATGCTGGGCATCAGCGATCTGGGTGTCTATTCCATTGCCGTGGTCCTGGCTGAACTGCTGTTTTTGGTTCCCGTGAGCATCAATTCCGCCCTTCTGGGCAAGCTCTACAACATCGATAAACCCTCTCTGGCGAGGGGCATTATGGCCCGCACGCTGAAGCTGACCCTGTATGTCAGCGTGGCATTGGCTCTGGTGGGGATCCCGCTATGCCTGCTCATTCCAGCGGTTTATGGCCAGGCATATTCCGGCGCGGTGCTCAGCACCATGATCCTGCTGGCCGGAGCGGTTTTCGCCTCCGTGGCCAAGGTCGCGATGCAGTATTTCTTCACCCTGGGGAGGCCCAAAGTCCATCTGTACTCATCTTTGGCCACCCTGGCAGTAAACGTCACGCTCAATTTCATCCTCATTCCCAGATATGGCATCACCGGTGCCGCGATAGCTTCCGCCATTTCCTATCTGGGATATGGACTCTTCTATATAGCCATGTTCAGATTCCGCGAAGGATTCAGCTTCCGCGACATGTTCCAGCTCACAAGTGAGGATCTCCAAGCCCTATGGAAAAAAGCCTGA
- a CDS encoding asparagine synthase C-terminal domain-containing protein codes for MEKSLTDKSLNRGYLWHGGKFHAQISEQIFPEDCSEVRFASILKESDGCFRLVLDREHHIFAAVDRIRSLPLFYALHNNALLLSHDAFELRSRLKTPGLDQNALTEFLLAGYTCLGDTLCPGLKQLEAGQYLVWDKLTQTLEVRDYFIYRQNFDHPADPLAELDKMHERVFSRLIESAAGRTIVVPLSGGLDSRLIAVMLKRLGYPKVMCYTFGSSLQDECVTSRKVARFLNLPWTIIETNRRMWYQAYHSDEMRRYFRFGTNLSSLPHVHDWLAVKQLQERKLIPPDAIIVPGHSGGMFQGADLPLLFENREEITARELLDAILKEHYDLWYCPNDRRNKLFGQRVGDQLQIPENVKVEIAASIFDEWDWRQRQSKLYVNSLRIYDFFGYDWYLPLWDMEYIDFWTRVPLQLRMRRELMNQYAKKCQSVPIPAYNDYPLSRRIHNRYARMQAGNLPDQRYGRFLDYRNRHDYLFTKVSSLLAPNLAYPDFVNPDLNVLDANINALQALYYIRELVSGRLDQ; via the coding sequence ATGGAAAAAAGCCTGACCGACAAAAGCCTCAACCGGGGTTATCTCTGGCACGGGGGAAAGTTCCACGCCCAGATTTCGGAACAGATCTTCCCTGAAGACTGCTCTGAGGTACGTTTTGCCAGTATCCTGAAAGAGTCCGATGGCTGTTTCCGCCTGGTTTTGGATCGTGAACACCACATCTTCGCCGCTGTGGACCGGATCCGTTCCCTCCCTCTGTTTTATGCCTTGCATAACAACGCTTTGCTGCTCAGCCACGATGCCTTCGAACTCCGCTCCCGCTTGAAAACTCCGGGCCTCGACCAAAACGCCCTGACCGAGTTTCTGCTGGCTGGCTACACCTGCCTGGGCGACACTCTCTGCCCCGGCTTGAAACAGCTGGAGGCCGGCCAATACCTGGTTTGGGACAAACTCACCCAGACCCTCGAAGTGCGTGACTACTTTATTTACAGGCAAAACTTCGACCATCCGGCCGACCCGCTGGCAGAACTGGACAAGATGCACGAGAGAGTCTTTTCCCGGCTGATCGAAAGCGCCGCCGGGCGCACCATCGTGGTTCCGCTCAGCGGTGGCTTGGATTCGCGCCTCATTGCTGTGATGCTCAAGCGTTTGGGCTATCCGAAGGTTATGTGCTACACTTTTGGCAGCTCCCTGCAGGACGAATGCGTCACCTCGCGCAAGGTGGCCAGATTCCTCAACCTGCCCTGGACCATCATTGAAACCAACCGCCGGATGTGGTATCAGGCCTACCATTCAGACGAAATGCGGCGCTATTTCCGCTTTGGAACCAATCTGAGCTCGCTGCCCCACGTGCATGACTGGCTGGCTGTGAAACAGCTTCAGGAGAGAAAACTCATTCCGCCAGACGCGATCATCGTTCCGGGCCATTCCGGCGGAATGTTCCAGGGTGCCGATCTGCCCCTTTTGTTTGAGAACCGGGAGGAGATCACGGCGCGCGAACTTCTGGATGCGATTCTGAAGGAGCACTACGACCTCTGGTATTGCCCCAATGACAGGCGCAACAAGCTTTTTGGGCAGCGGGTGGGCGATCAGCTCCAGATCCCGGAAAACGTGAAAGTGGAGATCGCCGCCTCGATCTTCGATGAATGGGACTGGCGCCAGCGCCAATCCAAGCTTTACGTGAACTCCCTGCGCATCTACGATTTCTTCGGCTACGACTGGTATCTGCCGCTCTGGGACATGGAATACATCGATTTCTGGACCCGTGTGCCCCTCCAACTGCGGATGAGGCGCGAATTGATGAACCAATATGCGAAGAAATGCCAGTCAGTCCCCATCCCCGCCTACAACGATTATCCTCTCTCCAGAAGGATCCACAACAGATACGCGCGCATGCAGGCCGGCAATCTTCCGGACCAGCGCTACGGCAGATTCCTGGATTACCGGAACCGCCACGATTATCTTTTCACCAAGGTTTCCAGCCTCCTGGCCCCCAACCTGGCCTATCCCGACTTCGTCAATCCGGACCTGAACGTCCTGGACGCCAACATCAACGCCCTCCAGGCTTTGTACTACATCAGGGAACTGGTTTCCGGCCGCCTGGACCAGTAG
- a CDS encoding glutamyl aminopeptidase: protein MNRRLTVWILGLLMMVGVASLEATQPFWSLEPSTQEIVRADSMTGFLISKYVINLAINDQTQFIQGSVTAYVYAQQNLTGIDYELEGDSLSVNSVLVDGVASAFTHQDGIIHIPLSVSQGIFTTTVHYSGVPSRSPAPYNIGMIFTPNFIYTLSNPDAGRYWWPSYDHPWKKAWVDWHITVREDWLVAANGVRYAITDNGDGTRTHHWTCNSNVATYVMGFAAGPYIEFAQQAGALPVQNFVTSGQLNNAQTDFANVPAMIAFFSDIFGPYPFQKYGHMVVPMTTYAAMEHQTMTTFGAAYLTGNQQYESIVAHELAHQWYGNYVTPITMREVWLKESFATYSEFLWEAHHEGWEAGCDYLRDNIQQYYISWENNNGPQTIFDPEYNMMFAPPTYEKSASVLHMLRLKLGNAAFFQFIQSILTTYPGTNINTAEFIDLAEQAGGLDLTQFFQQWIYSPGIPNATFTVLHNDSGLGKIIGTTTSPTATWFDIDVPISVPGSAVADSVVIRATPGGFVNYFPIGLSDDMSGIRIDPNHWVLTRSFSQNAMLLETCLAYNQAVDLTWSEFGAGIDLNGYHVYRRELPSGAFIRITDNPVLGLAYTDLTVTNGNSYEYYVVAVDTEDFHSLPSNAMLAEPIDFPFDQGFLVVDETRHGNGANISPTDAEVDAFYDYVLQDINYTQWDVDEQPGLSINHLSHHPLVLWHCDDFSDMQLINHLNMLGSYVLSGGKLLISGWKYPSQFDTAFLNKFLPGITPVLNNSAVLVSAQSAAYPNLHPDPAKLATAWNGMLPMSYVFLGAPDPLYRAEILNGGVNDNEPLAIRVEHTGTLALLGFPLYFMLQDEVRAFLNQFLPEFYPPLALSDQPIPGPALALSCHPNPFQQSAEINFSLPADKTPLSLDVYNLRGQKVRNIATGAYFRGTHQAVWNGRDDLGRKVAAGIYLIELRASGQRRNLKILLSQ from the coding sequence ATGAACAGACGTTTGACAGTTTGGATTTTGGGTTTATTAATGATGGTGGGAGTGGCCAGCTTGGAGGCGACCCAGCCCTTCTGGAGCCTGGAACCCAGCACTCAGGAGATCGTGCGAGCTGACTCGATGACCGGGTTCTTGATCTCCAAGTATGTCATCAACCTGGCGATCAACGACCAGACGCAGTTCATCCAGGGCAGCGTGACTGCGTATGTCTATGCCCAACAGAATCTTACCGGCATCGACTATGAACTGGAGGGCGATTCCCTGAGCGTGAACAGCGTCCTCGTGGATGGCGTCGCCAGCGCTTTCACGCATCAGGACGGGATCATCCACATTCCGCTCTCTGTCTCGCAAGGCATCTTCACCACCACGGTCCACTATTCCGGTGTGCCGAGCCGCAGTCCGGCGCCCTACAACATCGGCATGATCTTCACCCCCAATTTCATCTACACGCTATCCAACCCGGACGCCGGGCGCTATTGGTGGCCGAGCTATGACCATCCCTGGAAGAAAGCCTGGGTGGATTGGCACATCACCGTGCGCGAGGACTGGCTGGTGGCGGCAAACGGGGTCCGCTACGCCATAACGGACAATGGCGACGGCACCCGCACGCACCACTGGACCTGCAATTCCAACGTGGCGACCTACGTGATGGGCTTCGCCGCCGGGCCCTATATCGAGTTTGCCCAGCAGGCGGGCGCTCTGCCGGTCCAGAATTTCGTGACGTCCGGGCAGCTAAACAACGCCCAGACGGACTTTGCCAACGTTCCGGCCATGATCGCCTTTTTCAGCGACATTTTCGGCCCCTATCCCTTCCAGAAATACGGCCACATGGTGGTTCCCATGACCACCTACGCGGCGATGGAACACCAGACCATGACCACCTTCGGCGCCGCCTACCTGACCGGCAACCAGCAGTATGAATCGATTGTGGCGCATGAACTTGCACATCAATGGTATGGCAATTACGTGACTCCCATCACCATGCGCGAAGTCTGGCTCAAGGAGAGTTTTGCCACCTATTCCGAGTTTCTCTGGGAAGCGCATCACGAGGGCTGGGAAGCCGGCTGCGACTACCTGCGCGACAATATCCAGCAGTATTACATCTCCTGGGAGAACAACAACGGGCCCCAAACCATCTTTGACCCTGAATACAACATGATGTTCGCCCCGCCCACCTATGAAAAATCCGCTTCCGTCCTGCACATGCTGCGCCTCAAGCTCGGCAACGCGGCCTTCTTCCAGTTCATCCAGTCCATCCTGACCACCTATCCCGGCACCAACATCAACACGGCGGAATTCATCGACCTGGCGGAACAGGCCGGCGGATTGGACCTGACCCAATTCTTCCAGCAATGGATCTATTCCCCGGGCATACCCAACGCCACTTTCACCGTGCTGCACAACGATTCTGGCCTGGGCAAGATCATCGGCACGACTACCAGTCCCACCGCGACCTGGTTCGATATCGACGTTCCCATCAGCGTTCCGGGCTCGGCGGTGGCGGATTCGGTGGTTATCCGCGCGACTCCAGGTGGCTTCGTAAACTACTTTCCCATAGGGCTTTCGGATGACATGAGCGGCATCAGGATCGATCCCAACCATTGGGTTCTGACCCGCTCCTTCAGCCAAAACGCGATGCTGCTGGAAACCTGCCTGGCCTACAATCAGGCTGTGGACCTCACCTGGAGCGAGTTTGGGGCCGGCATCGACCTGAATGGCTACCATGTTTACCGGCGCGAGCTACCCTCCGGGGCTTTCATCCGGATCACGGACAACCCCGTCCTGGGATTGGCCTATACAGACCTAACTGTCACCAATGGAAACAGTTATGAATATTATGTGGTGGCCGTGGACACGGAAGACTTCCATTCGCTGCCCTCCAACGCGATGCTGGCCGAACCGATAGATTTTCCCTTTGACCAGGGCTTTTTGGTGGTGGACGAGACCCGGCACGGCAACGGGGCCAATATTTCGCCCACCGACGCCGAGGTGGACGCGTTCTATGATTATGTGCTGCAGGATATTAACTATACGCAGTGGGATGTCGATGAACAGCCCGGGCTGTCCATCAACCACTTGAGCCACCATCCGCTCGTGCTCTGGCACTGCGACGACTTTTCGGACATGCAGCTGATCAACCATCTGAACATGCTGGGAAGCTATGTCCTGAGCGGCGGAAAGCTGCTTATCTCGGGCTGGAAGTACCCCAGCCAGTTCGACACGGCTTTCCTGAACAAATTCCTGCCCGGGATCACGCCCGTGCTGAACAATTCCGCGGTTCTGGTCTCAGCCCAGTCTGCTGCATATCCAAATCTGCATCCCGACCCTGCCAAACTGGCAACGGCCTGGAACGGCATGCTGCCCATGAGCTATGTGTTTTTGGGCGCGCCGGACCCGCTGTACCGGGCCGAGATCCTCAACGGCGGCGTGAATGACAACGAGCCTCTGGCAATCCGGGTGGAGCATACCGGAACCCTGGCCCTGCTTGGCTTTCCGCTCTATTTCATGCTCCAGGATGAGGTCCGGGCTTTCCTGAACCAGTTTCTGCCGGAATTTTATCCTCCCCTGGCCTTGTCTGATCAGCCAATTCCCGGTCCGGCCCTGGCTCTGAGCTGCCATCCCAACCCTTTCCAGCAAAGCGCGGAGATCAATTTCAGCCTGCCGGCGGACAAGACCCCGCTGAGCCTCGACGTCTACAATCTCAGGGGCCAGAAAGTGCGCAATATCGCGACGGGGGCCTATTTCCGGGGTACGCATCAGGCCGTTTGGAACGGTCGCGACGATCTGGGCCGAAAGGTTGCGGCGGGGATCTATCTGATCGAACTGCGCGCTTCGGGACAGCGCAGGAACCTGAAGATCCTGCTCTCCCAATAA
- a CDS encoding PTS sugar transporter subunit IIA, producing the protein MLLANLLDPKTIHIEPRVLGREQVYQDIIDRICQQKHYASPLCGKPLLPAIADREKESSMAYPSGIAIPHVRIEGLEDTIIGITFLQNPIDYEGVEVNWVALIFTDKSSSKLYLNVVSALLKLSLDSEAMTQLRSQSDGYGVVNYLRKSNIEVGKDICIADIMVVDPICVSPDAPLSVLDSLMNEHKISMIPVVNDHKHYLGEVNILDVLKVGVPHYVMMIDDLAFLRSYEPLESLFEQEDRILVREVMRRDAKTLSPGASIIEAVYYMIQKRQRYFCVVEGKTLVGVLTAMDVFRKVIKA; encoded by the coding sequence ATGCTATTGGCAAACTTACTGGATCCCAAGACCATCCATATCGAACCGCGCGTGCTGGGCAGGGAGCAGGTGTATCAGGACATCATCGACCGCATCTGCCAGCAGAAGCATTATGCCAGCCCCCTCTGCGGCAAGCCGCTGCTGCCCGCGATAGCGGACCGGGAAAAGGAATCTTCCATGGCCTATCCTTCCGGGATCGCGATCCCCCACGTGCGCATCGAAGGGCTGGAGGACACTATCATTGGCATCACCTTTTTGCAGAATCCGATCGACTACGAGGGCGTCGAGGTGAACTGGGTGGCCCTGATCTTCACGGACAAATCATCCTCCAAGCTATATCTGAACGTTGTTTCCGCTTTGCTGAAGCTTTCCCTGGATAGCGAGGCCATGACCCAACTCCGCTCCCAAAGCGACGGGTACGGGGTGGTCAATTACCTGCGCAAGAGCAACATAGAGGTGGGCAAAGACATCTGCATCGCGGACATCATGGTCGTGGACCCCATCTGCGTTTCGCCGGACGCGCCGCTGAGTGTTTTGGACAGCCTGATGAACGAACACAAGATCTCCATGATCCCGGTTGTGAATGACCATAAGCACTATCTGGGTGAGGTCAACATCCTGGATGTGCTCAAAGTGGGAGTACCGCATTATGTGATGATGATCGACGATCTGGCCTTCCTGCGTTCCTACGAGCCTCTGGAAAGCCTCTTTGAACAGGAGGACAGAATCCTGGTGCGCGAGGTCATGCGCCGCGATGCCAAAACCCTTTCCCCCGGGGCCTCGATCATCGAAGCGGTGTATTACATGATCCAGAAACGGCAGCGCTATTTCTGCGTTGTGGAAGGAAAAACCCTGGTTGGTGTCCTCACCGCCATGGACGTATTCAGAAAGGTGATCAAAGCTTGA
- a CDS encoding ArsB/NhaD family transporter → MLAAMAIFVISYILIITEWINKMLASLIGGFLLVMTGIITQGEAFRAVDWNVIFFLIGMMLVISVLRKTGVFMYVAIRTAKLARGNPLLIMMMMYVVTAFFAAFLDSVTAIMILVPVVMLICGELKISPIPFIITMSVAANMGGAATMVGDPPNVIIGSATGYNFLDFVYNLAPLVIVAVGFSLGIIYLLFRKNLRVSMKDRAKLMSYQEENLITNKQQLGISLTVLVLMLTGLALDGFLHIGTATISMTAGLFLMVLSNRKKMEPVMAGDIDWVTLFFFTGLFILVEGLVKTGFIDKLARQVIATTHAEPRSTSLAILWISGVFSACIDNVPFVATMIPVLKQIGTVINNPKMMDPVWWSLSLGTCLGGNGTLIGASANIIAVGIAKQSGYHISFLKFTKISIIFTLLSLGLSTVYILVRYF, encoded by the coding sequence ATGCTCGCCGCGATGGCGATCTTCGTGATCTCCTACATCCTGATCATCACCGAATGGATCAACAAGATGCTGGCCTCCCTGATCGGGGGCTTCCTGTTGGTCATGACCGGGATCATCACGCAGGGCGAGGCTTTCCGGGCGGTGGATTGGAACGTGATCTTCTTCCTGATCGGGATGATGCTGGTGATCTCCGTGTTGCGCAAGACCGGGGTGTTCATGTATGTGGCGATCAGGACGGCCAAGCTGGCGCGGGGAAATCCGCTCCTGATCATGATGATGATGTATGTCGTGACCGCGTTTTTCGCCGCCTTCCTGGACAGCGTGACCGCGATCATGATCCTGGTGCCGGTGGTGATGCTGATCTGCGGGGAACTGAAGATCTCGCCCATACCCTTCATCATCACGATGTCCGTGGCCGCGAACATGGGCGGGGCCGCGACAATGGTCGGCGATCCGCCCAACGTCATCATCGGCAGCGCGACAGGCTACAATTTCCTCGATTTTGTCTATAACCTGGCACCTCTGGTGATCGTCGCGGTGGGCTTCAGCCTGGGGATAATCTATCTGCTGTTCAGGAAAAACCTGCGCGTAAGCATGAAAGACCGGGCCAAGCTGATGAGCTACCAGGAAGAAAACCTGATCACGAACAAGCAGCAGCTGGGAATTTCCCTCACCGTGCTGGTGCTCATGCTCACCGGACTGGCCCTGGACGGATTCCTGCACATCGGCACGGCCACCATTTCCATGACCGCGGGACTGTTTCTGATGGTGCTCAGCAACCGCAAAAAGATGGAGCCTGTGATGGCCGGGGATATTGACTGGGTGACCCTGTTCTTCTTCACCGGGCTGTTCATCCTGGTGGAGGGGCTGGTCAAAACCGGGTTCATCGACAAACTGGCCCGGCAGGTCATCGCCACGACCCATGCAGAGCCGCGTTCCACCTCCCTGGCGATCCTCTGGATCTCCGGAGTTTTCTCCGCCTGCATCGACAACGTGCCCTTCGTGGCAACCATGATCCCCGTCCTCAAGCAGATCGGGACCGTGATCAACAACCCCAAAATGATGGACCCAGTCTGGTGGTCATTATCCCTGGGAACCTGTCTGGGCGGGAACGGGACCCTGATCGGCGCCTCGGCCAACATCATCGCCGTCGGCATCGCCAAACAGAGCGGCTATCACATCAGCTTCCTCAAATTCACCAAGATCAGCATCATTTTCACCCTGCTCTCTCTGGGCTTGAGCACGGTCTACATCTTGGTGCGGTATTTTTAG